One genomic region from Ornithinicoccus hortensis encodes:
- a CDS encoding NRAMP family divalent metal transporter — translation MAEHDTTAPSSGTKAAIPTGRGTLLGAIFLMATSSIGPGFITQTTSFTVELGAAFAFAIVISILVDIAIQTNVWRVIGISGRRIQELGNIVVPGLGFVMAALLFIGGLVFNIGNVSGAGLGANIMVGVDAKVGGTVLALAAVAIFLSKRAGMAMDRVVVVLGALMIGLTAYVAATSSPPVGTALKNSVLPDEISFLAITTLIGGTIGGYIIYAGAHRLVDAGVTGPDRISELSRSAVIGILVTGVMRVILFLAILGVVHSGASLDPESQAASAFQAAAGAVGYRMFGIIFAAAALTSVIGCSYTTVTFLTSSAKTSRRTTNLLVIGFIALSTVLFLVIGAAPVQLLVFAGAFNGILMPVGIGVIMWVAWRRRDLLAGYRYPVWLAALGTAAWVLTIYLAANSVKPAIALITG, via the coding sequence ATGGCCGAGCACGACACCACCGCCCCCAGCTCCGGCACGAAGGCGGCCATCCCCACCGGCAGAGGCACCCTCCTGGGCGCCATCTTCCTGATGGCCACCTCCTCGATCGGCCCGGGCTTCATCACCCAGACCACCAGCTTCACGGTCGAGCTCGGCGCCGCGTTCGCGTTCGCCATCGTGATCTCGATCCTGGTGGACATCGCGATCCAGACCAATGTGTGGCGGGTGATCGGGATCTCCGGCCGCCGCATCCAGGAGCTGGGCAACATCGTCGTGCCGGGTCTTGGCTTCGTGATGGCCGCGCTCCTGTTCATCGGCGGCCTGGTGTTCAACATCGGCAACGTCAGCGGCGCGGGACTGGGCGCCAACATCATGGTCGGGGTGGACGCCAAGGTCGGGGGCACGGTACTGGCGCTGGCAGCCGTCGCGATCTTCCTGTCCAAGCGGGCGGGCATGGCCATGGACCGGGTCGTCGTCGTGCTCGGTGCCCTGATGATCGGTCTCACCGCCTACGTCGCGGCGACCTCCTCCCCGCCGGTCGGCACCGCGCTGAAGAACTCGGTGCTCCCGGACGAGATCAGCTTCCTGGCCATCACCACCCTGATCGGCGGCACCATCGGCGGCTACATCATCTACGCCGGTGCCCACCGGCTCGTCGACGCGGGGGTCACCGGCCCGGACCGGATCTCCGAGCTCAGTAGGAGCGCGGTCATCGGCATCCTGGTGACCGGCGTGATGCGGGTCATCCTGTTCCTGGCGATCCTGGGCGTCGTGCACAGCGGGGCGAGTCTGGACCCCGAGAGCCAGGCCGCCTCGGCCTTCCAGGCCGCGGCCGGGGCGGTGGGCTACCGGATGTTCGGGATCATCTTCGCCGCCGCCGCGCTGACCAGCGTGATCGGCTGCTCCTACACCACGGTCACCTTCCTCACCTCCAGTGCGAAGACCTCCCGGCGCACCACCAACCTGCTCGTCATCGGCTTCATCGCGCTGTCCACCGTGCTCTTCCTGGTGATCGGCGCCGCCCCTGTCCAGCTCCTGGTCTTCGCCGGCGCCTTCAACGGCATCCTGATGCCGGTGGGCATCGGGGTGATCATGTGGGTCGCCTGGCGCCGCAGGGACCTGTTGGCCGGCTACCGCTACCCGGTGTGGCTCGCCGCGCTCGGCACGGCAGCATGGGTGCTGACGATCTACCTGGCCGCCAACTCGGTGAAGCCGGCCATCGCGCTGATCACCGGATGA
- a CDS encoding GntR family transcriptional regulator produces the protein MTPTTATDAAPTARRGAGQAVRAAAELSEWVTEGRLPPGTRLSEERLVTELGISRNTLREAFRVLAHDGLLVHRFNRGTFVAELTGADVRDVYRIRRLLEPTVVRALVPADADRLGALRAAVEEADEAVAELRWSDVGTANMHFHRGLVALAGSPRLDATMRRLAAELRLVFAVIDDPRRLYEPFVERNRHLYEMLVDGQYAEAGDYLEAYLADSEDAILRAFEEGSRR, from the coding sequence GTGACCCCGACGACCGCCACCGACGCAGCCCCGACCGCACGCCGCGGTGCTGGGCAGGCCGTGCGCGCGGCCGCCGAGCTCAGCGAGTGGGTCACCGAGGGCCGGCTGCCGCCGGGGACCCGGCTGTCGGAGGAACGGCTGGTCACCGAGCTGGGCATCTCCCGGAACACGCTGCGGGAGGCCTTCCGGGTGCTGGCCCACGACGGGCTGCTGGTCCACCGGTTCAACCGGGGGACCTTCGTGGCCGAGCTCACCGGCGCAGACGTCCGCGACGTCTACCGGATCCGCAGGCTCCTGGAGCCGACCGTGGTCCGGGCCCTCGTGCCGGCCGACGCGGACCGGCTCGGGGCGCTCCGGGCCGCCGTCGAGGAGGCGGACGAGGCGGTCGCGGAGCTGCGCTGGTCCGACGTCGGCACCGCCAACATGCACTTCCACCGCGGCCTCGTCGCGCTGGCCGGGAGCCCGCGGCTGGATGCCACGATGCGCCGGCTCGCCGCCGAGCTCCGGCTGGTGTTCGCGGTCATCGACGACCCGCGCCGCCTCTACGAGCCGTTCGTGGAGCGCAACCGTCACCTCTACGAGATGTTGGTCGACGGGCAGTATGCCGAGGCGGGGGACTACCTGGAGGCCTACCTGGCCGACTCCGAGGACGCGATCCTGCGCGCCTTCGAGGAAGGATCCCGCCGATGA
- a CDS encoding putative hydro-lyase, translating into MSQTQGAAPVLSTPSAARAAYRSGLVAPTSGHAPGHTQANLVILPQDWAWDMLLFGQRNPRPVPLLDVTDAGSPHTDLAPGADLRTDLPLYRVWRDGELVEEVPEITGLWREDLVAFLIGCSFSFEQALLDASVPVRNIEQGRNVAMYRTNRQCRPAGRLSGELVVSMRPVPGDLVPVAVQVTGRMPQVHGAPVHVGAPEGLGIADLDRPDFGESIQAQDGDVPVFWACGVTPQAALMASRPPFAITHAPGHMFVTDAPDSAYRLP; encoded by the coding sequence ATGAGCCAGACCCAAGGGGCAGCACCCGTGCTGTCCACGCCCTCGGCCGCCCGCGCCGCATACCGGTCCGGTCTCGTCGCCCCGACCAGCGGGCACGCGCCGGGTCACACCCAGGCCAACCTGGTCATCCTGCCGCAGGACTGGGCCTGGGACATGCTGCTCTTCGGGCAGCGCAACCCCCGGCCGGTGCCCCTGCTGGACGTCACCGACGCGGGGTCGCCGCACACCGACCTCGCCCCCGGCGCCGACCTGCGCACCGACCTGCCGCTCTACCGCGTCTGGCGCGACGGCGAGTTGGTCGAGGAGGTGCCGGAGATCACCGGCCTCTGGCGCGAGGACCTGGTCGCCTTCCTCATCGGGTGCTCCTTCAGCTTCGAGCAGGCGCTGCTGGACGCCAGCGTCCCGGTTCGCAACATCGAACAGGGCCGGAACGTCGCGATGTACCGGACGAACCGTCAGTGCCGCCCGGCCGGGCGCCTGTCCGGCGAGCTGGTGGTCTCGATGCGTCCGGTCCCGGGGGACCTGGTCCCGGTCGCGGTGCAGGTCACCGGGCGGATGCCGCAGGTGCACGGTGCCCCGGTCCACGTCGGCGCGCCGGAGGGGTTGGGCATCGCGGACCTGGACCGGCCCGACTTCGGCGAGTCGATCCAGGCCCAGGACGGCGACGTGCCGGTCTTCTGGGCCTGCGGCGTCACCCCGCAGGCCGCACTGATGGCCTCCCGTCCGCCCTTCGCGATCACCCATGCGCCGGGCCACATGTTCGTCACGGACGCACCGGACTCGGCCTACCGCCTGCCCTAG
- a CDS encoding methyltransferase domain-containing protein, whose product MPTWDPEQYVRFADHRDRPFHDLVARVGAGREEVEAVVDLGCGPGTLTASLLPRWPHARVVGVDSSAEMIGRARDLVRDRGTDRLSFLHQDLRDWIAGADSSAYDVIVTNATLQWVPDHLDLLPDLVDLLRPGGWFAVQIPGNHDAPLHALLREVARTEPYAEHAAAASDRFSLPGPGDYLTALSALGCSVDAWETTYYQVLQGEDPVYEWISGTGARPVLQALPDDLRPRFVAEYQERLRAAYPAQPFGTVLPFRRVFAVARRGAVEHGSHPAPEGTRDR is encoded by the coding sequence ATGCCGACCTGGGATCCCGAGCAGTACGTCCGTTTCGCCGACCACCGGGACCGCCCCTTCCACGACCTCGTGGCCCGGGTCGGTGCCGGCCGGGAGGAGGTGGAGGCGGTGGTCGACCTGGGCTGCGGGCCCGGGACGCTCACCGCGTCGTTGCTGCCACGCTGGCCGCACGCCCGGGTAGTCGGGGTCGACTCCTCGGCCGAGATGATCGGGCGCGCCAGGGACCTGGTGCGGGACCGGGGGACCGACCGGCTCTCCTTCCTGCACCAGGACCTGCGGGACTGGATCGCGGGTGCCGACTCCTCGGCATACGACGTCATCGTGACCAACGCGACCCTGCAGTGGGTGCCGGACCACCTGGACCTGCTGCCCGACCTGGTGGACCTGCTGCGGCCGGGTGGCTGGTTCGCCGTGCAGATCCCCGGCAACCACGACGCGCCGTTGCACGCCCTGTTGCGGGAGGTGGCCCGCACCGAACCGTATGCCGAGCACGCTGCCGCGGCGTCGGACCGGTTCAGCCTCCCCGGGCCGGGGGACTACCTCACCGCACTGTCGGCCCTGGGGTGCAGCGTGGACGCGTGGGAGACCACCTACTACCAGGTCCTGCAGGGGGAGGACCCGGTCTACGAGTGGATCAGCGGCACGGGTGCCCGGCCGGTGCTGCAGGCCCTGCCGGACGACCTGCGCCCTCGGTTCGTCGCCGAGTACCAGGAGCGGTTGCGGGCCGCCTACCCGGCCCAGCCGTTCGGCACCGTCCTGCCGTTCCGGCGGGTCTTCGCGGTGGCCCGGCGCGGTGCGGTGGAGCACGGATCACACCCCGCCCCGGAGGGCACCAGGGACCGCTAG
- a CDS encoding MFS transporter, whose product MPRSAPPSEAVSPSGSQPTGRKQPSTALVITVLALCGTLVSLQQTLVLPLLPDFPEILNTSSDNASWLVTVTLLTAAVGTPIVSRLADMFGKRLMMVVCLVTVILGSLIAALSPSLPLVLTGRGLTGFGACLVPVGISIMRDHLPAERVGSGVALMSATLGIGGAVGMPLAGVIYEGLDWHALFWVSGAFAVLMLALVVWVVPESTVRTRGRFDYLGAVLLSAALSSLLLAISKAGSWGWTSERTIVLLVLAVLILSAWVPWELRSGQPLVDIRTSTRRTVLLTNAASILIGFAMFTNFLTSAQQVQMPAATGYGFGLSVVETGLAMLPGGILMVAMSPVAAWLIRRFGAREMLMAGALVIGVGFVLRVFLHSRLLDVLVASAVGSLGTALAFAAMPILIMRSVPITETASANGLNTLLRSIGTSTASATVAAVFAASVIDVEGAPVPSIEGYQLVFWLGTAAALGGATIAAFIRRHVPVAAREAQPADERVSVERAEVKPEGTEHELIVRGLVTGRSDKPIKQAVVTVLHPDGRHIDWGRTDNHGAFALALPGSGRYLVVASADGWAPQSGLVDLGEEEIEPIRMVRRLTLTGLVTDDGVPLPGVMLSLIRHSGEYVATAHADDEGRYEIGLPPPGRYVLTVVEPVNTRTRSRAVQVGSTSSTLDIDLLTGVPPHPERAAL is encoded by the coding sequence GTGCCCAGGTCCGCCCCACCGAGCGAGGCCGTCTCCCCGTCAGGCAGCCAGCCCACCGGACGCAAACAACCGTCGACGGCGCTGGTCATCACCGTGCTCGCGCTGTGCGGCACCCTGGTCTCGTTGCAGCAGACCCTGGTGCTGCCGCTCCTGCCGGACTTCCCGGAGATCCTGAACACCTCCAGCGACAACGCCAGCTGGCTGGTGACCGTCACCCTCCTCACCGCGGCGGTCGGCACCCCGATCGTCTCGCGCCTGGCCGACATGTTCGGCAAGCGGCTGATGATGGTGGTCTGCCTGGTCACCGTCATCCTCGGCTCGCTGATCGCCGCGCTCAGCCCGTCGTTGCCCCTGGTCCTCACCGGGCGGGGGCTCACCGGCTTCGGCGCGTGCCTGGTGCCGGTCGGGATCAGCATCATGCGGGACCACCTGCCGGCCGAGCGGGTGGGGTCCGGCGTGGCCCTGATGAGTGCCACCCTCGGGATCGGCGGCGCCGTCGGTATGCCGTTGGCCGGCGTCATCTACGAGGGCCTGGACTGGCACGCCCTGTTCTGGGTGTCCGGGGCGTTCGCGGTCCTCATGCTGGCCCTGGTCGTCTGGGTCGTGCCGGAGTCGACGGTGCGAACCCGCGGACGTTTCGACTACCTCGGGGCGGTGCTGCTGTCGGCCGCGCTCTCCAGCCTGCTCCTGGCGATCTCCAAGGCCGGGAGCTGGGGCTGGACCTCCGAGCGCACCATCGTGCTGCTGGTCCTGGCGGTGCTGATCCTGTCGGCGTGGGTCCCGTGGGAGCTGCGCTCGGGGCAGCCGCTGGTCGACATCCGCACCTCGACCCGGCGGACCGTGCTGTTGACGAACGCCGCGTCGATCCTGATCGGGTTCGCGATGTTCACAAACTTCCTGACCAGCGCCCAGCAGGTGCAGATGCCGGCGGCGACCGGCTACGGCTTCGGGCTCTCCGTGGTGGAGACCGGCCTGGCCATGTTGCCCGGCGGCATCCTGATGGTGGCGATGTCCCCGGTCGCGGCCTGGCTGATCCGGCGGTTCGGCGCGCGGGAGATGCTGATGGCCGGTGCGCTGGTGATCGGCGTCGGCTTCGTGCTGCGCGTCTTCCTGCACAGCCGCCTGCTGGACGTCCTCGTGGCCTCCGCCGTCGGGTCGCTGGGCACCGCCCTGGCCTTCGCCGCCATGCCGATCCTGATCATGCGCTCGGTCCCGATCACCGAGACCGCCTCGGCCAACGGCCTGAACACCCTGCTCCGCTCGATCGGCACGTCCACCGCCAGCGCCACCGTGGCCGCCGTCTTCGCCGCGTCCGTGATCGACGTCGAGGGCGCACCGGTGCCCAGCATCGAGGGCTACCAGCTGGTCTTCTGGCTCGGCACGGCGGCGGCGCTGGGTGGGGCCACGATCGCCGCCTTCATCCGGCGGCACGTCCCGGTGGCCGCCCGTGAGGCCCAACCGGCGGACGAGCGGGTGTCCGTCGAGCGGGCCGAGGTCAAGCCCGAGGGCACCGAGCACGAACTGATCGTCCGCGGTCTGGTCACCGGGCGGTCCGACAAGCCGATCAAGCAGGCGGTCGTGACCGTGCTGCACCCCGACGGACGGCACATCGACTGGGGACGCACCGACAACCACGGGGCGTTCGCGCTGGCGCTGCCGGGGTCGGGCCGCTACCTCGTCGTCGCCTCGGCCGACGGGTGGGCGCCCCAGTCGGGCCTGGTGGACCTGGGCGAGGAGGAGATCGAACCGATCCGGATGGTGCGCCGGCTGACCCTGACGGGGCTGGTCACGGACGACGGGGTGCCGCTGCCGGGCGTGATGCTCTCGCTGATCCGGCACAGCGGCGAGTACGTCGCCACTGCGCACGCCGACGACGAGGGCCGCTACGAGATCGGGCTGCCCCCACCCGGGCGCTACGTCCTGACCGTCGTCGAGCCGGTGAACACCCGGACCCGGTCGCGGGCCGTGCAGGTCGGGTCCACCTCCAGCACCCTGGACATCGACCTGCTCACCGGCGTCCCGCCGCACCCGGAGCGAGCGGCCCTGTGA
- a CDS encoding TetR/AcrR family transcriptional regulator, with the protein MSGTREQVLQVARRLFGERGYGAVTIREIAAEAGVSAALVMKVGGSKEQLHADATPLEPVPLEPDVPFGDMGELLVRRMLTRREEEVAEPWLRALYLVADAPDPTAARADFRARFLARFDEAADRNPGGAHRVDLLACLMVGLAAGTRTFRLLPPDATDLDRVVREYGRFAQDLIDGIVGPAT; encoded by the coding sequence GTGTCGGGCACCCGCGAGCAGGTCCTCCAGGTGGCCCGGAGGCTGTTCGGGGAGCGCGGCTACGGTGCGGTCACCATCCGGGAGATCGCGGCGGAGGCGGGCGTGTCGGCCGCCCTGGTGATGAAGGTGGGGGGCTCCAAGGAGCAGCTGCACGCCGACGCGACCCCGCTGGAGCCGGTCCCGCTGGAGCCGGACGTCCCGTTCGGGGACATGGGGGAACTGCTGGTCCGCCGGATGCTGACCCGGCGGGAGGAGGAGGTCGCCGAGCCGTGGCTGCGGGCGCTCTACCTGGTGGCCGACGCCCCGGACCCGACGGCCGCGCGGGCCGACTTCCGGGCCAGGTTCCTGGCCCGGTTCGACGAGGCCGCGGACCGTAACCCCGGGGGCGCGCACCGGGTGGACCTGCTGGCCTGTCTCATGGTGGGCCTGGCGGCCGGGACCAGGACCTTCCGGCTGCTGCCGCCCGACGCGACCGACCTCGACCGGGTGGTGCGGGAGTACGGGCGCTTCGCCCAGGACCTCATCGACGGGATCGTCGGACCGGCCACCTAG
- the dop gene encoding depupylase/deamidase Dop produces MTVRRVMGLETEFGITAQGEPQANPILLSGQAVRAYVLSAGPGRALPTGSGWDYADETPLRDARGYEMARALADVSQLTDEDDPTTANSVLSNGARLYVDHAHPEYSSPEVLTPRDAVTWDRAGELVMRQACEALAAQGRKLRIYKNNVDGKGASYGYHENYLMPREIPFLRIARALIPFFVARQVVCGAGRVGIGTSSQEPGFQISQRADYMETDIGLETTLKRPIVNTRDEPHSAAEKYRRLHVIVGDANLADTSTLLKVGMTSLVLGLIEQDRAPDLELADPVAAIRTFSRDTTLRATVPTTDGRQVRALDILAAYREAVAGVAADEAPGWEPDPDTTEVLDLWDDVTARLGRDPMDLAGELDWVAKLSLLQAYRDRGGLEWGDPTLAAIDIQYADLDPSRGFGVRMRDSGRLRSLVDAAAVETAVHTPPEDTRAFFRGSCVSRYPEEIRAASWDSVVFAVGDRGLRRVSLPEPLLGTRKDTGELLETHAGAAALLEALRTR; encoded by the coding sequence ATGACTGTGCGCCGGGTGATGGGTCTGGAGACCGAGTTCGGGATCACCGCCCAGGGCGAGCCCCAGGCCAACCCGATCCTGCTCTCCGGGCAGGCGGTGCGGGCATACGTGCTCTCCGCCGGTCCCGGCCGGGCGCTGCCGACCGGCTCGGGCTGGGACTACGCCGACGAGACGCCGTTGCGCGACGCCCGCGGCTACGAGATGGCCCGCGCGCTGGCGGACGTCAGCCAGCTGACCGACGAGGACGACCCGACGACCGCCAACTCGGTGCTCTCCAACGGGGCCCGCCTCTACGTCGACCACGCCCACCCGGAGTACTCCTCGCCCGAGGTGCTCACCCCGCGCGACGCGGTGACCTGGGACCGGGCCGGTGAGCTGGTGATGCGGCAGGCCTGCGAGGCGCTGGCCGCGCAGGGCCGGAAGCTGCGCATCTACAAGAACAACGTCGACGGCAAGGGCGCCTCCTACGGCTACCACGAGAACTACCTGATGCCCCGGGAGATCCCCTTCCTGCGGATCGCCCGGGCGCTGATCCCGTTCTTCGTCGCCCGCCAGGTGGTCTGTGGCGCCGGCCGGGTCGGCATCGGGACGAGCTCGCAGGAGCCCGGCTTCCAGATCAGCCAGCGGGCCGACTACATGGAGACCGACATCGGCCTGGAGACGACGCTGAAGCGGCCCATCGTGAACACCCGGGACGAGCCGCACTCCGCCGCCGAGAAGTACCGCCGGCTGCACGTCATCGTCGGCGACGCGAACCTGGCCGACACCTCCACCCTGCTCAAGGTGGGCATGACCAGCCTGGTCCTCGGTCTCATCGAGCAGGACCGGGCGCCGGACCTCGAGCTGGCCGACCCGGTGGCCGCGATCCGCACCTTCTCCCGGGACACCACGCTGCGGGCGACCGTCCCCACCACCGACGGCCGACAGGTGCGCGCGCTGGACATCCTCGCGGCCTACCGGGAGGCCGTGGCGGGTGTGGCGGCCGACGAGGCCCCCGGCTGGGAGCCGGACCCGGACACCACCGAGGTGCTGGACCTCTGGGACGACGTCACCGCCCGGCTGGGCCGGGACCCGATGGACCTGGCCGGCGAGCTGGACTGGGTGGCCAAGCTGTCGCTGCTGCAGGCCTACCGCGACCGGGGCGGGCTGGAGTGGGGCGACCCCACGCTGGCCGCGATCGACATCCAGTATGCCGACCTCGACCCGTCCCGCGGGTTCGGCGTGCGGATGCGCGACAGCGGCCGGCTGCGGTCGCTGGTGGACGCCGCCGCCGTGGAGACCGCCGTGCACACCCCGCCGGAGGACACCCGCGCCTTCTTCCGCGGCAGCTGCGTCAGCCGCTACCCGGAGGAGATCCGGGCGGCCTCCTGGGACTCGGTCGTCTTCGCGGTGGGCGACCGGGGGCTGCGCCGGGTGAGCCTGCCCGAGCCGTTGCTCGGCACCCGGAAGGACACCGGCGAGCTGCTGGAGACGCACGCGGGCGCGGCCGCACTCCTGGAGGCCCTGCGCACACGTTAG
- a CDS encoding ubiquitin-like protein Pup, whose amino-acid sequence MAGQEQQRRPERREDADTPPEPTPAVPQAADQKRDAEVDDLLAEIDGVLETNAEEFVHGFVQKGGQ is encoded by the coding sequence ATGGCCGGTCAGGAGCAACAGCGCAGGCCCGAGCGTCGCGAGGACGCCGACACCCCACCCGAGCCCACCCCCGCGGTGCCGCAGGCGGCGGACCAGAAGCGGGACGCCGAGGTCGACGACCTGCTGGCCGAGATCGACGGCGTGCTGGAGACCAACGCCGAGGAGTTCGTGCACGGCTTCGTGCAGAAGGGTGGCCAGTGA
- the prcB gene encoding proteasome subunit beta, with translation MTGRAESQLPASFRSAGSSSFTEFLGAHAPHLLPGGRPAVGEGAVPAPHGTTIIALTFTDGVVVAGDRRATMGSFIANRDMQKVFTADEYSAVGIAGTAGVAIEIVKLFQVELEHYEKIEGTLLSLEGKANRLAAMIRGNLGGAMQGLSVLPLFAGYDLGREEGRIFSYDVTGGCYEEQRHHSIGSGSLFARGSLKKLWHPGMDEESTVSVAVEALYDAADDDSATGGPDAARQIFPTCAVVTAAGVRFVADDILEQQVAALVERRRGNPGGAR, from the coding sequence GTGACCGGGCGTGCCGAGTCCCAGCTGCCGGCCAGCTTCCGCAGCGCGGGCAGTAGCTCCTTCACCGAGTTCCTCGGGGCGCACGCACCGCACCTGCTGCCCGGTGGACGGCCGGCAGTGGGAGAGGGTGCCGTGCCGGCGCCGCACGGGACCACCATCATCGCGCTGACCTTTACCGACGGCGTCGTCGTCGCCGGTGACCGGCGCGCCACGATGGGCAGCTTTATCGCCAACCGGGACATGCAGAAGGTGTTCACCGCGGACGAGTACTCCGCGGTCGGGATCGCCGGCACCGCCGGGGTCGCGATCGAGATCGTCAAGCTGTTCCAGGTCGAGTTGGAGCACTACGAGAAGATCGAGGGCACCCTGCTGTCGCTGGAAGGCAAGGCCAACCGGTTGGCGGCGATGATCCGCGGCAACCTCGGCGGCGCCATGCAGGGGCTGTCCGTCCTCCCGCTGTTCGCCGGCTACGACCTGGGCCGGGAGGAGGGGCGGATCTTCTCCTACGACGTGACCGGCGGTTGTTACGAGGAGCAGCGGCACCACAGCATCGGGTCCGGCTCGCTCTTCGCCCGCGGCTCGCTGAAGAAGCTCTGGCACCCTGGGATGGACGAGGAGTCGACCGTGTCGGTCGCCGTGGAGGCGCTCTACGACGCCGCGGACGACGACTCGGCCACCGGCGGTCCCGACGCGGCCCGGCAGATCTTCCCCACCTGCGCCGTGGTCACCGCGGCCGGCGTGCGCTTCGTGGCGGACGACATACTGGAACAGCAGGTCGCGGCCCTGGTCGAGCGCCGCCGCGGCAACCCCGGAGGTGCCCGATGA
- the prcA gene encoding proteasome subunit alpha yields the protein MNFPMYVSPEQLMKDRADFARKGIARGRSGLVLGYANGIAFVTENPSRTLHKVSEIYDRIAFAAVGKYNEFENLRVAGIRYADLRGYSYDRSDVSARGLANAYAQTLGTVFIQESKPYEVEIVVAQVGAEPDGDQLYRLTYDGSVTEERGFVAMGGASEALTTTLRERWQPGLALDAVLHLGVDLLSVDQEGERREIGPEHLEVAVLDRRRPRRAFRRISGPLLEALLERGGPTTDIPTQDDARPGPHDTLTGEDLRPAGTEPAGEGLPTSNPQTQQDAPEDS from the coding sequence ATGAACTTCCCGATGTACGTCTCGCCCGAGCAGTTGATGAAGGACCGGGCGGACTTCGCCCGCAAGGGGATCGCCCGCGGCCGCTCGGGGCTGGTGCTGGGCTACGCCAACGGCATCGCGTTCGTGACCGAGAACCCGTCGCGCACGCTGCACAAGGTCTCCGAGATCTACGACCGGATCGCCTTCGCGGCGGTCGGCAAGTACAACGAGTTCGAGAACCTGCGGGTCGCCGGGATCCGGTATGCCGACCTGCGCGGCTACTCCTACGACCGCAGCGACGTGTCGGCGCGCGGGCTGGCCAACGCCTACGCGCAGACGCTGGGCACCGTCTTCATCCAGGAGTCCAAACCGTACGAGGTGGAGATCGTCGTGGCCCAGGTCGGGGCCGAGCCGGACGGGGACCAGTTGTACCGGCTGACCTACGACGGGTCGGTGACCGAGGAGCGCGGCTTCGTCGCGATGGGCGGGGCGAGCGAGGCCCTCACCACGACGCTGCGCGAGCGGTGGCAGCCCGGCCTGGCGCTCGATGCCGTGCTGCACCTGGGCGTCGACCTGCTCAGCGTGGACCAGGAGGGCGAACGGCGCGAGATCGGCCCGGAGCACCTGGAGGTGGCGGTGCTGGACCGGCGCCGCCCGCGGCGGGCGTTCCGACGGATCAGCGGTCCACTGCTCGAGGCGCTGCTGGAGCGCGGCGGCCCGACCACGGACATCCCCACGCAGGACGACGCCCGCCCCGGCCCCCACGACACGCTGACCGGTGAGGACCTGCGGCCCGCGGGCACCGAACCGGCCGGCGAGGGGCTGCCGACCAGCAACCCGCAGACCCAGCAGGACGCACCGGAAGACTCCTGA